ggagacagggctggttcagggggagggggagacagggctggttcagggggatggggagacagggctggttcagggggatggggagacagggctgtttcagggggatggggagacagggctggttcagggggatggggagacagggctggttcggGGGACGAGGAGACTCGGCTGGTtaagggggatggggagacagggctggttcagggggatggggagacagggctggttcggggggatggggagacagggctggttcggggggatagggagacagggctggttcaggggtatggggatggggagacaaggctggttcaggggtatggggatggggagacagggctatttcagggggatggagagacagggctGGTGAGCCTGAAGCTGTCTCTGTTGGGCCTGGCAACAGACAGGAACAACTGATTTAGTATGAATAGCTTGCTAAAAGTTAGCCTGCATTGATTAAATGTTGGCTTAAAGAGGAGTGAAATGTAAACACTCCGAATTTTCTGTTGAGATATTAAGTAACTAATGTTAAGGGAGCAAAAGTAGCATATTTCACTACAGACTAAGCTGACAGGTTAATTTCCACCGCTCACGGACTACACCCTTCTTCCTTTGTtaaacattttctttattttttttcttttagTTTTTGGAAGCCAGATTTTTCTTCAGGAAGTTGAGACATGATGCTCACACCGGCACTCCTCACTCACAATTCATTTATttacattgtaaataaaatattatattaATGATGATAGAATAATCATTTAatattgattttattttaattttttttacctaGTTTTTTTTAAACCTAGTTTACCTTAGTTCTAATATTTTTTTAGGGCCCCTGTCAGTCACAGGCCCTTAGAATGGGCCTACACCCCAGTAAAAAATTATAATTGACCACTGAACTTCGAGTTCTAGTATTTCTGGTTTCGCGcgtcctttctgtctctcttgcgCCTCCGTAGTTCAGTGTGTTgtttagttaacgttagctagcctacCTCATAACGCCAAACGAATTGTAATGGTAACGTGTAAGAGGTGATTTTAAACAACGTTTTAAACATGTCAGAGAAAGGCGAAGTGGATTTAACTGGTGCTAAACAGAACACGGGCGTGTGGCTGGTAAAGGTACGTTGGAAATGTAGGCTAACACTAGTAGCTAACGGCTAACACTAGTAGCTAGCACGGCTAAcactagtagctagctaacggCTAGTACTAGTAGCTATCTAGAGGCAGCGCGGATGGATGAGGACGAGACTAGCCATCTATtgaagtagactacagtaacactatcattatcatcacactgcacacgttagctagctaactaacaaccAGTGTCTTTGCCCACAGGTGCCCAAATACCTGTCCCAGCAATGGGCCAAAGCATCAGGCAGGGGAGAGGTGGGGAAACTCCGGATCGGGAAGTATGTAGAATTGTCTCGTGTGTTATTGTTTGTTGGTAATCACCATCGTTGTTTACTTTCTCTGCTGGCTAAAGAGAAGTAGCTAGCTAAGGGGATTTAGCTAATCATTTGTTTTCTTCATCTTTTGCTTTAGGAACCAAGGGAAGGCAGAGGTAATACTAGTAACTATGGTTACAGACACAGATGAATTGCATTCCAATGGAATATTGATCCCAACTCAGCCAGCAGTTGTCCTGGTCCTAAACTGACATAACTTACACTTGTTGTGCACCAGGTGGAATTCACTCTGAACGAAGACCTGACCATGATTGACAGCCTCGGAGACAAGCCGTCGGGGGTGCAGGCTCCCAGGGACCACCCGTTCACCATGCAGACTGTAGGAGGACAGACCCTGGCCGTGTTCACTGAGACCCAGTCAGGTAAGGAACAGTTACCACCAGCTGTAAACATGATGATCAAGAAATGTTGCTCAATTTTGGTGCACCCTGGAgctgtgtgctagctagctaagtgtgtGGGGGTAAGGTGCTGTTTGAGTAACCATGAAACCTGGAGGCCATGTTGTTTGAGTCATAACCTCTATTTGAATGTGTAGTCAGATAATATTGACTGTCAAAATGCCTTGTGTTTTCCCGACTGCAAATGAGCATGGTTTGTGACCATAGCTGATCTTTCACCCATTAGAGTCATCTAAGGGTAAGTAGaactgcgtgtctgtgtgtatcaCTCCGCCTCAGGGTAAGtagtactgtgtgtctgtgtgtatccgtCCGCCTCAGGGTAAGTAGTACTGTGTATCCCTCTGCCTCAAAGGTGTGtgcctctctcttcttctctctctctgccccttcctgtctctgtctctctctgccccttcccatctctccctctgccccttcccgtctctctctctctctgccccttcccgtctctctctctcttccccttcccgtctctcttccccttcccgtctctctctctcttcccgtctctctctctcttcccgtctctctctcttcccgtctctctctcttcccgtctctctctctgccccttcccgtctctctctctgccccttcccgtctctctctctctcccttcccgtctctctctctctcccttcccgtctctcccttcccgtctctctcttcccatctctctcttcccgtctctcttcccgtctctctcttcccgtctctctcttcccgtctctctctctgccccttcccgtctctctctctctctctctctctctgccccttcccgtctctctctctgccccttcccgtctctctctctgccccttcccgtctctctctctgccccttcccgtctctctctctctctctgccccttcccgtctctctctgccccttcccgtctctctccgccccttcccgtctctctccatctctctgtctttgttgtgGGCTGCATGTTGCCACAGCAGAACAGATGGAGGCCCTCTGCTTGTCTCAGTAACTCCGCTGGCTGTCGCTCAGATCGGATCAGAACCGCTGTGAACCAATCAGCTCCGTAGTTTGGATGTGATCTGCTACTGGAATGATATCTGGAGCTTGTTAATAACATAAACAAACCAATCAATATGATGGTATTGATCTGGTGTGGAGTGCTTGGTTTGAGACGTCATGATTTGTGCAATGATCTTTATGCCTCTTCTAATGTGCacgttctcctctccctcccttgaGGGTGTCAGTGTGAAGCTCATGGTTTATCCTTGTGTGTGAGTTGTAGACCGTATATAAAGTTCTGTTTTGAGATACTTCCTGGTTTGAGTGTGAAGTCTGGCCACCGTCAGATGTGTTGTTCTGCAAGGCGTTGAAGACCAGCCGTTGTTGCCGAGCAGTTCATCTCCGTGGTTACTGCCTCTTCGCCAGAAAGCTGCTATTCTAAACCCTGGTGTTATTTCTTATTGGaccaccctctcctccctttccccctccctccctccctccctccctgtaggcCAGTCAGAAGAGAGATCTGATGGCAGCACCTCAGTTTCGGGGGCGGGGTCAGGCCCAGGTGAGTCCCCTCAGTCTCTTCCCAACTGAGAGGTGTGGAGCCTGGGCATGAGGCTGGAGGTTAGGCCTCTGTCTGGTGGAGGTTGGGCCTCTGTCCGGTGGAGGTTGGGCCTCTGTCCGGTGGAGGTTGGGCCTCTGTCTGGTGGAGGTTGGTGAGGTGTAGAGCCTGGGCAGGAGGCTGGAGGTTCGGCCTCTGTCTGGTGGAGGTTAGTGAGGTGTAGAGCCTGGGCAGGAAGCTGGAGGTTCGGCCTCTGTCTGGTGGAGAATGTTGTTCTTCTGTTAGACGACCCTAGTGATCAGTTAGACGACCCTAGTGATCAGttggtctctcttctcctgttAGACGACCCTAGTGATCAGttggtctctcttctcctgttAGACGACCCTAGTGATCAGttggtctctcttctcctgttAGACGACCCTAGTGATCAGttggtctctcttctcctgttAGACGACCCTAGTGATCAGttggtctctcttctcctgttAGACGACCCTAGTGATCAGttggtctctctcctccagttaGACGACCCTAGTGATCAATTGGTCTCTCTTCTGCTGTTAGACGACCCTAGTGATCAGttggtctctcttctcctgttAGACGACCCTAGTGATCAGttggtctctcttctcctgttAGACGACCCTAGTGATCAGTTAGACGACCCTAGTGATCAGttggtctctctcctccagttaGACGACCCTAGTGATCAGTTGGTCTCTCTTCTGCTGTTAGACGACCCTAGTGATCAGttggtctctctcctccagttaGACGACCCTAGTGATCAGttggtctctcttctcctgttAGACGACCCTAGTGATCAGTTAGACGACCCTAGTGATCAGTTGGTCTCTCTTCCTGTTAGACGACCCTAGTGATCAGTTAGACGACCCTAGTGATCAGTTGGTCTCTCTTCCTGTTAGACGAACCTAGTGATCAGTTAGACGACCCTAGTGATCAGttggtctctcttctcctgttAGACGACCCTAGTGATCAGttggtctctcttctcctgttAGACGACCCTAGTGGTCAGTAGGACGACCCTAGTGATCAGTTAGACGACCCTAGTGATCAGttggtctctctcctcctgttagACGACCCTAGTGATCAGTTGGTCTCTCTCCTGGCTGTGTGGCGTCGTACTGCCACTGTGGATGTCTCTCACTGAGGAATATCACATTAAAACAGATGAAATGATGTTGCCACGTGAGAGAGTGagtcaacacacacagagagacgtcACCGGTTCTCCTTTCTAACAGAGAGACGTCACCGGTTCTCCTTTCTAACAGAGAGAATCTCCCTGGAGGGCCTGGTGGTGCAGAGAGCAGAGTGTAGACCTGCTGTCAGCGAGAACTACATGAAACTCAAGAGGTACGTACCTACACACTCacactatctgtctctctgtgtctctctctgtctctctctctctgtgtgtctctctctctctctgtgtctctctctctgtctctctgtctctctctctgtgtctctctctctctctctgtgtctctctttctctgtctctctctctctgtgtgtctctctctctctctgtgtctctcttgtctccgtctctctgtgtctctctctctgtgtctctgtctctctctgtgtctctgtctctctatgtgtctctgtctctctctgtctctctatctctctctctctctgtgtctctgtctctctatgtctctctgtctctctctgtctctctctgtctctctctctctgtgtctctgtctctctctgtctctctctgtgtctctctctctgtgtctctctctctctctctctccgtgtctctctctttctgtctctgtctctctctgtctctctctttctgtctctctctctgtgtctctctctctctctgtgtctctctctgtctctctctctccccccgacACTCACTGCTGTCTCGTGTCTCCAGACTGCAGATAGAAGAGTTATCCAAGCCAGTGAGATTGTCTCAGCAACTAGAGAAGGCTGTTACCACCAACTACAAACCAGTGGCCAACCATTCCTACAACGTAAGGAGCCTTGGCTGCCTGCACGACGATGTGCACTGTCTGTACACATTTTAGGCcccctcaacaacaacaacagccagacatttcctccctccctcccctgagctggactaatacagtgtgtgtgtgtgtgtgtgtgtgtgtccgtccagcTGGAGTACGAcaggaagaagaaggaggaaggTAAAAGAGCCAGGGTCGACAAACAACAGGTGTTGGACATGTTGTTCTCAGCTTTTGAGAAGCATCAATATTACAACATCAAGGACCTGGTCGACAtcaccaaacaacctgtggtgagatactactatatactactatatactactataaaccactatatactactataaacacCTGTTATTACAACAtcaccaaacaacctgtggtgagatactactatatactactatatactactatatacacctGGTATTACAACAtcaccaaacaacctgtggtgagatactactatatactactataaacaccatcaccaaacaacctgtggtgagatactactatatactactatatactactataaacaccataaccaaacaacctgtggtgagatactactatatactactatatactactatatacacctGGTATTACAACATCACCAAACAACCTGTagtgagatactactatatactactatatactactatatacacctGGTATTACAACAtcaccaaacaacctgtggtgagatactactatatactactatatactactatatacacctGGTATTACAACATCACCAAACAACCTGTagtgagatactactatatactactatatacacctGGTATTACAACAtcaccaaacaacctgtggtgagatactactatatactcctatatactactataaacacCTGGTATTACAACAtcaccaaacaacctgtggtgagatactactatatactactatatactactatatactactatatactactataaacaccataaccaaacaacctgtggtgagatactactatatactactatatactactataaacacCTGGTATTACAACAtcaccaaacaacctgtggtgagatactactatatactactataaacaccataaccaaacaacctgtggtgagatactactataaactactatatactactatatactactatatactactataaactactataaactactatatactactataaactactatatactactatatactactataaactactatatactactataaacaccatcaccaaacaacctgtggtgagatactactatatactcctatatactactataaacacCTGGTATTACAACAtcaccaaacaacctgtggtgagatactactatatactactatatactactatatactactatatactactataaacaccataaccaaacaacctgtggtgagatactactatatactactatatactactataaacacCTGGTATTACAACAtcaccaaacaacctgtggtgagatactactatatactactataaacaccataaccaaacaacctgtggtgagatactactataaactactatatactactatatactactatatactactataaactactataaactactatatactactataaactactatatactactatatactactataaactactatatactactataaacaccatcaccaaacaacctgtggtgagatactactatatactactatatactactataaactactatatactactatatacaccataaccaaacaacctgtggtgagatactactatatactactataaactactatatactactataaactactataaactactatatactactatatacaccataaccaaacaacctgtggtgagatactactatatactactatatactactataaactactataaactactataaactactatatactactatatactactatatacaccataaccaaacaacctgtggtgagatactactatatactactatatactactataaactactatatactactatatacaccataaccaaacaacctgtggtgagatactactatatactactatatactactataaactactatatactactatatacaccataaccaaacaacctgtggtgagatactactatatactactatatactactataaactactatatactactatatacaccataaccaaacaacctgtggtgagatactactatatactactatatactactataaactactatatactactatatacaccataaccaaacaacctgtggtgagatactactatatactactataaactactataaacACCTGGTATTACAACATCACCAAACAACCTGTGttgagatactactatatactactataaactactataaacaccataaccaaacaacctgtggtgagatactactatatactactataaacacCTGGTATTACAACATCACCAAACAACCTGTagtgagatactactatatactactatatactactataaacacCTGGTATTACAACATCACCAAACAACCTGTagtgagatactactatatactactatatacaccataaccaaacaacctgtggtgagatactactatatactactatatactactataaacacCTGGTATTACAACAtcaccaaacaacctgtggtgagatactactatatactactatatactactataaacacCTGGTATTACAACAtcaccaaacaacctgtggtgagatactactatatactactatatactactataaacaccataaccaaacaacctgtggtgagatactactatatactataaACACCAtcaccaaacaacctgtggtgagatactactatatactactataaactactataaactactatatactactatatacaccataaccaaacaacctgtggtgagatactactataaactactataaactactataaactactatatactactatatacaccataaccaaacaactTCTGttgagatactactatatactactataaactactataaactactatatacaccataaccaaacaacctgtggtgagatactactatatactactatatactactataaacaccataaccaaacaacctgtggtgagatactactatatactactataaactactataaactactatatactactatatacaccataaccaaacaacttctggtgagatactactatatactactataaactactataaactactatatacaccataaccaaacaacctgtggtgagatactactataaactactatatactactataaactactatatactactatatactactatatactactatatacaccataaccaaacaacctgtggtgagatactactataaactactatatactactataaactactatatactactatatactactataaactactatatactactatatactactata
The DNA window shown above is from Oncorhynchus mykiss isolate Arlee chromosome 18, USDA_OmykA_1.1, whole genome shotgun sequence and carries:
- the LOC110515805 gene encoding general transcription factor IIF subunit 2 isoform X1, producing MSEKGEVDLTGAKQNTGVWLVKVPKYLSQQWAKASGRGEVGKLRIGKNQGKAEVEFTLNEDLTMIDSLGDKPSGVQAPRDHPFTMQTVGGQTLAVFTETQSESSKGQSEERSDGSTSVSGAGSGPERRHRFSFLTERISLEGLVVQRAECRPAVSENYMKLKRLQIEELSKPVRLSQQLEKAVTTNYKPVANHSYNLEYDRKKKEEGKRARVDKQQVLDMLFSAFEKHQYYNIKDLVDITKQPVSYLKEILRDIGIYNVKGTHKNTWELKPEYRHYQGGEEEEEKETND
- the LOC110515805 gene encoding general transcription factor IIF subunit 2 isoform X5, which translates into the protein MSEKGEVDLTGAKQNTGVWLVKVPKYLSQQWAKASGRGEVGKLRIGKNQGKAEVEFTLNEDLTMIDSLGDKPSGVQAPRDHPFTMQTVGGQTLAVFTETQSESSKERRHRFSFLTERISLEGLVVQRAECRPAVSENYMKLKRLQIEELSKPVRLSQQLEKAVTTNYKPVANHSYNLEYDRKKKEEGKRARVDKQQVLDMLFSAFEKHQYYNIKDLVDITKQPVSYLKEILRDIGIYNVKGTHKNTWELKPEYRHYQGGEEEEEKETND
- the LOC110515805 gene encoding general transcription factor IIF subunit 2 isoform X2; the encoded protein is MSEKGEVDLTGAKQNTGVWLVKVPKYLSQQWAKASGRGEVGKLRIGKNQGKAEVEFTLNEDLTMIDSLGDKPSGVQAPRDHPFTMQTVGGQTLAVFTETQSGQSEERSDGSTSVSGAGSGPERRHRFSFLTERISLEGLVVQRAECRPAVSENYMKLKRLQIEELSKPVRLSQQLEKAVTTNYKPVANHSYNLEYDRKKKEEGKRARVDKQQVLDMLFSAFEKHQYYNIKDLVDITKQPVSYLKEILRDIGIYNVKGTHKNTWELKPEYRHYQGGEEEEEKETND
- the LOC110515805 gene encoding general transcription factor IIF subunit 2 isoform X4, which translates into the protein MSEKGEVDLTGAKQNTGVWLVKVPKYLSQQWAKASGRGEVGKLRIGKNQGKAEVEFTLNEDLTMIDSLGDKPSGVQAPRDHPFTMQTVGGQTLAVFTETQSGQSEERSDGSTSVSGAGSGPERISLEGLVVQRAECRPAVSENYMKLKRLQIEELSKPVRLSQQLEKAVTTNYKPVANHSYNLEYDRKKKEEGKRARVDKQQVLDMLFSAFEKHQYYNIKDLVDITKQPVSYLKEILRDIGIYNVKGTHKNTWELKPEYRHYQGGEEEEEKETND
- the LOC110515805 gene encoding general transcription factor IIF subunit 2 isoform X3, with protein sequence MSEKGEVDLTGAKQNTGVWLVKVPKYLSQQWAKASGRGEVGKLRIGKNQGKAEVEFTLNEDLTMIDSLGDKPSGVQAPRDHPFTMQTVGGQTLAVFTETQSESSKGQSEERSDGSTSVSGAGSGPERISLEGLVVQRAECRPAVSENYMKLKRLQIEELSKPVRLSQQLEKAVTTNYKPVANHSYNLEYDRKKKEEGKRARVDKQQVLDMLFSAFEKHQYYNIKDLVDITKQPVSYLKEILRDIGIYNVKGTHKNTWELKPEYRHYQGGEEEEEKETND
- the LOC110515805 gene encoding general transcription factor IIF subunit 2 isoform X7; this encodes MSEKGEVDLTGAKQNTGVWLVKVPKYLSQQWAKASGRGEVGKLRIGKNQGKAEVEFTLNEDLTMIDSLGDKPSGVQAPRDHPFTMQTVGGQTLAVFTETQSERISLEGLVVQRAECRPAVSENYMKLKRLQIEELSKPVRLSQQLEKAVTTNYKPVANHSYNLEYDRKKKEEGKRARVDKQQVLDMLFSAFEKHQYYNIKDLVDITKQPVSYLKEILRDIGIYNVKGTHKNTWELKPEYRHYQGGEEEEEKETND
- the LOC110515805 gene encoding general transcription factor IIF subunit 2 isoform X6 codes for the protein MSEKGEVDLTGAKQNTGVWLVKVPKYLSQQWAKASGRGEVGKLRIGKNQGKAEVEFTLNEDLTMIDSLGDKPSGVQAPRDHPFTMQTVGGQTLAVFTETQSESSKERISLEGLVVQRAECRPAVSENYMKLKRLQIEELSKPVRLSQQLEKAVTTNYKPVANHSYNLEYDRKKKEEGKRARVDKQQVLDMLFSAFEKHQYYNIKDLVDITKQPVSYLKEILRDIGIYNVKGTHKNTWELKPEYRHYQGGEEEEEKETND